A window of the Salvelinus alpinus chromosome 3, SLU_Salpinus.1, whole genome shotgun sequence genome harbors these coding sequences:
- the ifit8 gene encoding interferon-induced protein with tetratricopeptide repeats 8 isoform X2 has translation MSDSENTLENNLKKLQCHFTWELNKEQADLNLLEIKLRETLEVVQEGFEGNLKRHSLNLLAYIKHLKGEDKRALECLEKAERENAHGERLCVVTYGNLAWVCHHIGDDIRADGYIQKLEELHKASATASTSVLQASATASTSVLLVPREVHSEKAWSLLKFSKHHYTRAKECFQLALQMEPEDKEWNSGFAFSLFRQEGLVTREDQRLSYEDSLAVKQLNYVLELNPDSAMTRVYLGLKCYKNRRNAEAWGYMRKALSLAPYDLSVVLQVELAVRYSELKDTTKAMEKFQELWSRSDLKPSNRQAWHRMYGDVHLYHLGSERTAVNHYKEGMRLYNISSEWSQCRRRLLKVLSFNKERRGDDPYDIREFVDSFKRGVFNVEEAGVSTLTLGHP, from the exons ATGAG TGACAGTGAGAACACCCTTGAAAATAACCTAAAGAAACTGCAATGTCACTTCACCTGGGAGCTAAACAAGGAACAggctgacctcaacctcctggagaTAAAACTACGTGAAACCCTGGAAGTAGTTCAGGAGGGCTTTGAAGGCAATCTGAAAAGACACAGTTTAAACCTGCTGGCTTATATTAAACACCTGAAAGGTGAAGATAAGAGAGCACTGGAATGCTTAGAGAAGGCAGAGAGGGAAAACGCTCATGGCGAGAGGCTGTGTGTAGTGACGTATGGAAACCTGGCCTGGGTCTGCCATCACATTGGAGATGACATAAGAGCAGACGGGTATATTCAGAAGCTGGAGGAGTTACACAAGGCCTCTGCCACAGCATCCACCTCTGTACTGCAGGCCAGTGCCACAGCCTCAACCTCTGTCCTGCTTGTGCCCAGAGAGGTCCACAGTGAGAAGGCCTGGTCCCTCCTCAAGTTCTCAAAGCACCACTACACAAG AGCGAAGGAGTGCTTTCAGTTGGCTCTGCAGATGGAGCCTGAAGATAAGGAGTGGAACTCGGGTTTTGCCTTCTCTCTGTTCCGCCAGGAGGGCCTGGTGACTAGGGAGGACCAGAGGCTCTCCTATGAGGATTCCCTTGCTGTTAAACAGCTGAATTATGTCCTGGAGCTCAACCCAGACAGCGCCATGACCAGGGTCTACCTGGGCCTGAAGTGCTACAAGAACCGGAGGAATGCAGAGGCCTGGGGCTACATGAGGAAGGCTCTGAGTCTGGCACCCTACGACCTCAGTGTGGTACTACAG gtGGAGCTGGCTGTGAGGTACTCAGAGCTGAAGGACACCACTAAGGCCATGGAGAAGTTCCAGGAGCTGTGGTCCCGGTCAGATCTGAAGCCCTCCAACCGCCAGGCCTGGCACCGCATGTATGGTGACGTCCATCTCTACCACCTGGGCTCTGAGAGGACCGCTGTCAACCACTACAAGGAGGGCATGAGGCTCTATAACATATCATCTGAATGGAGTCAGTGTAGAAGAAGGCTGCTCAAAGTGCTGAGTTTtaacaaggagaggagaggagatgacccCTATGATATCAGAGAGTTTGTTGACTCGTTCAAGAGAGGGGTTTTTAATGTGGAGGAAGCTGGGGTGTCGACACTGACACTGGGCCACCCCTAA
- the ifit8 gene encoding interferon-induced protein with tetratricopeptide repeats 8 isoform X1 — MSDSENTLENNLKKLQCHFTWELNKEQADLNLLEIKLRETLEVVQEGFEGNLKRHSLNLLAYIKHLKGEDKRALECLEKAERENAHGERLCVVTYGNLAWVCHHIGDDIRADGYIQKLEELHKASATASTSVLQASATASTSVLLVPREVHSEKAWSLLKFSKHHYTRAKECFQLALQMEPEDKEWNSGFAFSLFRQEGLVTREDQRLSYEDSLAVKQLNYVLELNPDSAMTRVYLGLKCYKNRRNAEAWGYMRKALSLAPYDLSVVLQVGRFMKKEQSYDEALAVLHRMLQRAPNSSRLHHEIANNYRWRAKQSGDPHDQTLLKRCVFHLEEGARLNPTHIYPQVELAVRYSELKDTTKAMEKFQELWSRSDLKPSNRQAWHRMYGDVHLYHLGSERTAVNHYKEGMRLYNISSEWSQCRRRLLKVLSFNKERRGDDPYDIREFVDSFKRGVFNVEEAGVSTLTLGHP, encoded by the exons ATGAG TGACAGTGAGAACACCCTTGAAAATAACCTAAAGAAACTGCAATGTCACTTCACCTGGGAGCTAAACAAGGAACAggctgacctcaacctcctggagaTAAAACTACGTGAAACCCTGGAAGTAGTTCAGGAGGGCTTTGAAGGCAATCTGAAAAGACACAGTTTAAACCTGCTGGCTTATATTAAACACCTGAAAGGTGAAGATAAGAGAGCACTGGAATGCTTAGAGAAGGCAGAGAGGGAAAACGCTCATGGCGAGAGGCTGTGTGTAGTGACGTATGGAAACCTGGCCTGGGTCTGCCATCACATTGGAGATGACATAAGAGCAGACGGGTATATTCAGAAGCTGGAGGAGTTACACAAGGCCTCTGCCACAGCATCCACCTCTGTACTGCAGGCCAGTGCCACAGCCTCAACCTCTGTCCTGCTTGTGCCCAGAGAGGTCCACAGTGAGAAGGCCTGGTCCCTCCTCAAGTTCTCAAAGCACCACTACACAAG AGCGAAGGAGTGCTTTCAGTTGGCTCTGCAGATGGAGCCTGAAGATAAGGAGTGGAACTCGGGTTTTGCCTTCTCTCTGTTCCGCCAGGAGGGCCTGGTGACTAGGGAGGACCAGAGGCTCTCCTATGAGGATTCCCTTGCTGTTAAACAGCTGAATTATGTCCTGGAGCTCAACCCAGACAGCGCCATGACCAGGGTCTACCTGGGCCTGAAGTGCTACAAGAACCGGAGGAATGCAGAGGCCTGGGGCTACATGAGGAAGGCTCTGAGTCTGGCACCCTACGACCTCAGTGTGGTACTACAG gtgggGAGGTTCATGAAAAAGGAGCAGAGTTATGATGAAGCCCTGGCAGTGCTGCATAGGATGCTGCAGAGGGCGCCAAACTCTTCCCGCCTGCACCATGAGATAGCCAACAACTACCGCTGGAGGGCTAAACAGAGCGGAGACCCCCACGACCAAACACTGCTCAAACGCTGTGTGTTCCATCTGGAGGAGGGGGCACGCCTCAATCCCACACACATCTACCCTCAG gtGGAGCTGGCTGTGAGGTACTCAGAGCTGAAGGACACCACTAAGGCCATGGAGAAGTTCCAGGAGCTGTGGTCCCGGTCAGATCTGAAGCCCTCCAACCGCCAGGCCTGGCACCGCATGTATGGTGACGTCCATCTCTACCACCTGGGCTCTGAGAGGACCGCTGTCAACCACTACAAGGAGGGCATGAGGCTCTATAACATATCATCTGAATGGAGTCAGTGTAGAAGAAGGCTGCTCAAAGTGCTGAGTTTtaacaaggagaggagaggagatgacccCTATGATATCAGAGAGTTTGTTGACTCGTTCAAGAGAGGGGTTTTTAATGTGGAGGAAGCTGGGGTGTCGACACTGACACTGGGCCACCCCTAA